One Rhododendron vialii isolate Sample 1 chromosome 2a, ASM3025357v1 genomic region harbors:
- the LOC131315811 gene encoding endoplasmin homolog, whose protein sequence is MALDKIRFLSLTEKDFLGEGDDAKLEIQIELDKANKILSICDRGIGKTKEDLIKNLGTIAKSGTSSIIFLVNATLLDDLGNLVGQFGFRD, encoded by the exons ATG GCGCTGGATAAGATTAGGTTCCTGTCACTCACAGAGAAGGATTTTTTGGGTGAAGGTGATGATGCTAAGCTTGAAATTCAG ATTGAATTAGACAAAGCAAATAAGATTCTATCCATTTGTGATAGAGGTATAGGTAAGACAAAGGAGGATTTGATCAAGAACTTGGGTACCATAGCTAAGTCTGGAACttcaagtatcatttttcttgttaatgcTACATTATTAGATGACCTAGGTAATTTAGTTGGTCAATTTGGGTTCAGAGATTAG